From Cinclus cinclus chromosome 2, bCinCin1.1, whole genome shotgun sequence, one genomic window encodes:
- the NHLH2 gene encoding helix-loop-helix protein 2: MMLSPDQAADSDHPSSAPSDPESLGGADAQALSCCISDPEPAEGGGGEGRGGGGGEGRGGGRPGLHPPPLSREEKRRRRRATAKYRSAHATRERIRVEAFNLAFAELRKLLPTLPPDKKLSKIEILRLAICYISYLNHVLDV; the protein is encoded by the coding sequence ATGATGCTTAGCCCGGACCAAGCTGCCGACTCCGACCACCCGTCCTCGGCGCCCTCCGACCCGGAGTCCCTGGGCGGCGCGGACGCCCAGGCGCTCAGCTGCTGCATCTCCGACCCGGAGCCCGCcgagggcggcggcggcgaaggccggggcggcggcggcggggagggcCGTGGCGGGGGCCGGCCTGGGCTGCACCCGCCGCCGCTGAGCCGGGAGGAGAAGCGCCGGCGGCGCCGCGCCACGGCCAAATACCGCTCGGCCCACGCCACGCGTGAGCGGATCCGCGTGGAAGCCTTCAACCTGGCCTTCGCCGAGCTGCGCAagctgctgcccaccctgcccccCGACAAGAAGCTCTCCAAAATCGAGATCCTGCGCCTCGCCATCTGCTACATCTCCTATCTCAACCACGTGCTGGACGTGTAG